From Homalodisca vitripennis isolate AUS2020 unplaced genomic scaffold, UT_GWSS_2.1 ScUCBcl_6215;HRSCAF=13317, whole genome shotgun sequence, a single genomic window includes:
- the LOC124373724 gene encoding uncharacterized protein LOC124373724: protein MLPGAGVTVWLALPALLLAAEDLDSSTCLTLDPFDSALPQTTPSPYTLSCSKSGKITNQDSVIFTIKSSRPRVRLPTVCGAGTGPRERCGPWACLWTQETPTSPSSTVLVVLR from the coding sequence ATGCTGCCAGGAGCAGGAGTGACTGTCTGGTTAGCGCTTCCAGCACTGCTGCTAGCTGCTGAGGACCTGGACTCCAGCACCTGCCTCACCCTCGACCCATTCGACAGCGCGCTGCCGCAGACCACACCCTCGCCCTACACCCTCTCTTGTAGCAAGTCTGGGAAGATCACGAACCAGGACTCCGTCATCTTCACCATCAAGTCCTCGCGACCACGGGTTCGACTTCCGACGGTTTGTGGTGCAGGCACTGGACCGCGAGAGCGGTGTGGGCCGTGGGCATGTTTGTGGACACAGGAGACGCCGACATCACCGTCGTCAACTGTTTTGGTCGTTCTGAGGTAA